Genomic segment of Eschrichtius robustus isolate mEscRob2 chromosome 7, mEscRob2.pri, whole genome shotgun sequence:
TAGCAAAGACTGAACTTTGCAGAGAAGTCCTTTAGCAAAGACTGAACTTTGCAGAGAAGTCCTTTAGCAAAGACTGTTCCATTGCCTTCAGTTGGGTTTGACGGCCCCAAACCAGGAAGCGGGATGCAGCATCACTCCTCTTCACTTATGACCTGAGGTTTCTCTTGAGTTGACTAAGAGGGTGAAGTGGGTTATCATTTGAAGTTTAGTGAAAAAGATGGCCTATGTTCCCTGGTgtttaccatttatttatttttagtactgACAGATGTAGTTTGAAGGCTGTAGTGAAGGAAGCTTCttaaaactgaaactttgtgtATTATTGTAACCTTTTGATCTGTACAGTGGAAGTGTAATTGAGCATTCTTACTGTATCCTTTATCAGACTTTATCAGGCGGTAGTtaattttaaagattgattgtTTTAGCAATTGAAAGGTATCCTTCACTTGAGTCTATTTCCTCAGTGTAAACGTACTATTCAGTTCCTGTTAGCTGTCATTATATACAGTAGTGCATCCAAAGAGCCATTATTTTTGTCACATCACATTCGAATCTACTCCTGGCAAGACCTTTGTTCAGAATAAAATAATTGCATTGTTTCTAGTTTTGATTTATGGTTGTATGTAACATGTTAAGAGCTGTGATAAATTGCTGACAGAATATCGTATAATGGACAGCCACACTGAATCAAGCTGCTTATTGGTTCAGCAAGGTTCATTATGTCACTTTTTTTAATACTGtctttgataaatgtatataccTAGTCAGTAGCATGACAGTGTTTTTACTTGATTTATGATCCGTGGGGATAGAAAGCACTTTTAGAAGCTTGTGTGTCACCTGTATAGTAAAGATTTAAGATAAAATTCCCATTCTGATTGTACTGTTATAAATTGAtctctttctgtgttttttttaatttggtgttTCATATGTCTTAagttaatttctgtttttctgcaaaCATGTTTTCTGAATAAACAGCAGTAAATCTTAACATGTCTCTTACTGAAATACGCTTGTGTTAAATCTACTGTTTTGaatctttaaaatttcttgtttttcccttggtCAAATTAGCTGTTGAATTTAAAGGCCAGATTGTAGAGACTATCGGGTCGTTACATTGTGAAACccaatttgtttttttcctccggGCTGGTGGTATGTGGTTAACGTATTAGTGATTACTAACCATAAGGTTTAATTACTGAATGTTAAAGAGATGTTTTACCATGTCATGAGGCCTCTTCATTTTTTATAGTGATTTTTcaggttttaaaatattagattaGAGTTGCTTATTAATTGAAAGTAATGAGCAGGGCATAGTTATATACCTGAAgtctagactttaaaaaaatgatttaatatgATCGGAACATACGTTTTGCCACCATTTTCATGAATTTGCTATCTCTATTTAGTCCCCAgataacatatttgaaaataagtAACTTTAAATGCTTATTTGCAGGAAATTTTGTGATTTGTTTTAAAGGAATGTTTTGTAgaagttgttttgatattgaagaaaaggaattttgaggggaaaaaaatagatgctTTTAGGGAATAAAATGCTTTTTAAGTTTTCCCTAAAGATAACTCTGTCTTGAGTGTTCAGTATGACGTCAGGGTATAAGAATTTGCCTTGTCATATGCCAGACCACTAtccttgtcttttaattttgagtTCCTATGCCACCAAAAGCAACTAAGAAGCTAATTAATGATAGCTCTCTCACTCTTCCTGGGAAGGCCTATTTATTCAGTGTGACAGCTGGGAGAGTCAAGATTTTTAGAGTTACAACATGAAATATCCTTCCAAAAGGTGGTCAtagaaaaataactttgaaaatgaTTGTTTTATGAAAAACCAGAAGCCCATTGAAAGGTATCTTGAATTGTTTTTATGgctttattatctcctttttgagTATTTTCTACAATTTTATATTGTCACTGAATGAAACAAGAGGACTGTAAAAATTGTTTAATAATTTAACTTGTTTTAGTGACGAAGAGAATTGTTTCAAAGATGCTTTCGGAGAGTTAACTAGAATGTTCATTATGTGATACTTGGTTAAGTATTAAGAATATCTTGTGTTTATTATTTTGTGTCAATTGGTTTGTGTAACTGTAGCACTTAAAATTTTGTACCTGTGTTTGTGAACCTGATCAGCTAACTTTTTTATGGTTTTATGATTAATGGACTTTATTTTGGTgcgaaatgccatttgcaggcaAGCAGATGATTTTCAGCAAGTTTTGGTCTTTCTTGAAAGGTGTATACCCTCTCAGTGTCCGGAGACCGGCTGATTGTGGGCACCGCAGGCCGCAGAGTGTTGGTGTGGGACTTACGGAACATGGGCTACGTGCAGCAGCGCCGGGAGTCCAGCCTCAAGTACCAGACTCGCTGCATACGAGCATTTCCAAACAAGCAGGTACTGACCTCTCCTCCCTGTGCCTGGGGAATTTGAAAATAAGAGGATCTTATATGATAATGATTTGGTCACTGCCTTTTaaagctttgctttttttttttgagtagtgATTTAGAATTTGTTAGATTTAGATTTAGAATTTGTTGTTGTAAATTTTTGATAGCCTTTTGTTAAAAGGTGGTATGTTAACTCAATTTTAGAGAAAGCTTTGATGTTCAGAGAGGATAAGTAATCTGCCAGGGGTTTGAGTAGAGGTTTTCAGATTCCTTGGTGATCCTAGTGCAGGATGCTTGACAGGTGTACAGTAATCAGAGAGAGCTTTGCAGGTATGTTAATTTACAGACcagcaaattcaaatttaaaCCTGGAAATTTAGGATTATGGAAtttgctgttttctctctctctttttctttttttttttgcgccTCTTTGTACCCTAATGCTAATAGAGTTTAGTCAGTCTGCTGGCAGaacttggatttttcttttttaaaagaatgccaTTGAGGGTAGAGAGGCGTTGTCCCTCATATAATGACGAACAGGGTAGGTCACCCTTCCATCATCATTACTAGATGAGATGACACTTCATTAATCTGCCCTTTCCTCCCCAAATCCTTAAAGTTTGAAGGGAAGTTGGTGGTGGGGTCAGCTGCTGTAGGAATTTTACAAGAGGAAAAGTCATTAAAAACAGTGGATATTTTTGGAATCTAATGGCTATCCTTTAGTGCTTGTCAGAAGGCTAGTACCTCAAATGGTGATCACAATTCTTCTTCTCAGGATATTGTGAATTTCCATTGAAGATAAGGAATTGCAGTTATGTGAAACTTTAGAGATTTAAGTGCATGATTAAAATATGTTTGCATTTATGAATGTTATTATGTCTTCTATCTAAAATTTTCCGTCGGAGTTTATTTCCAGTTTATAATGGAAGtttaaaagtaacattttactgattttttttttctccataagcAGTTTTTTAGGAGTAAATCTTTTTCATAccttgaagaattaaaaaaaatatatagatttcaTATTTATCTTCATCTCTTACTTTCTTTGACATACTATTTCgaggcaaagtgaggaaaggTTTGAAATTATAAGCCACTTTTGAACATCGCTGAAAATCTCTGTGGTTTGTGTGTACACTTGACTTGCTGTAGTTAAATGCGAGAGGCAGGATGACCAAGATGGAAGGCTGGTTTTCCACTTGGTTTGGATTATTGGTACCCTCAGTGAAGGAGACACAATTCTCTTCGAGTTGTTAGAGGTGAGGAGGCGTagagcaaagaaaaatatattccagcTGATGGAATGAATTCGAGTCCCCTTCTGGACAGGACAACAAATAAATGATATTGAAACACTTTAAAATTCTTGTTGAGGTTTGACAGAATAACTCAACATTTTTGATTGCAGTGTGCAGGGTACTGGTAGAATGAAGAAGGCAAATGATGgtggccttttatttatttacttgtgatAAAACAGGTATAAGTGTTCTTAAATTTTTGGAGTGATCTTAACTATGTTAGTACAGTTTAAACATGTGGTTAAAACCTGGCtgtattctcttttcattttaaaaataatcatctgTCTTTACTGTGGGCTGAATTTGGGAATTGGGTTGAATTTGAGAATCCAGGCCTTGCTTTGGAAGCTGGATTCACCATTTTTGTCCTCTGATTTCCTTTCAGGGTTATGTATTAAGCTCTATTGAAGGCCGAGTGGCAGTTGAGTACTTGGACCCAAGCCCTGAGGTACAGAAGAAGAAGTATGCCTTCAAGTGTCACagactaaaagaaaataatattgagCAAATTTACCCAGTCAACGCCATTTCGTTTCACAACATCCACAATACCTTTGCCACAGGTACGCTAACCTGTATCTAGTTGTTAAGATAACATCATTTTGCTATTAATTGAACACTGCACGTTTATACTTgggcagagttttaaaaaattgtgcttGCTTTTTATGATATTTAAAGGGAAGAAAATCTGACATAGTACTCCCTGGGGAAATTGTAACTTCTGTgaccttaaaaatggttaagataatgGTTATTTTTGTATCTGCTTTTAAGAACTGTTGTAGCTCTTTTGAAATTACTTGCAGGTGGTTCTGATGGATTTGTAAATATTTGGGATCCATTTAACAAAAAGCGATTGTGCCAGTTCCATCGGTACCCCACCAGCATTGCGTCACTCGCCTTCAGTAACGATGGGACTACACTTGCAATAGCATCATCGTATATGTATGAAATGGATGACACGGAACATCCCGAAGATGGTATCTTCATTCGCCAAGTGACAGATGCAGAAACAAAACCCAAGTGAGTATGCTTCACCTGTATTTGAGCCTTTTCTTGCATTCACCCcaggatttattaatttttctaaattcatGAATAGCATTGTTGATGCCTGCTCGATATTACAGCTGACTCTAGGGTTGGAGTTGATTTTATCTTGTTCTCCCAAGCTTTCAATATCCGTAGGTTGATAGACGTCTGATGGATAAAATTGTGCCTAGTTGTTTTGTAGAGAAGAATGTCAAACTCTCATTCTTCTTGAATAGGCACTATTATTTGAATCTCTGGAGTTATTACTAACTCATTGCTTCAAAATTAAGTTGAAGAATTcaagaataatttattttagcAAATTCTATTTAAGATATTTAAGAATTTGAACTACCAAAAATCTTCCCTCTCCACAGaggttgtttctttaatatttacaCAAAATGAATGACCTTCAGGTCTTACTGGAAATTCAGAGTAATATGGCCTTGCCTGCAATagcagatttccttagttttgaaATTTTCATAGATGTCTTTGGCTCTTGGTTGTAACTGCTGACAGAGAGGAACCATTTCCATTTTTTGGTACCTAGGGCAAAGCTTTTTACTTAATTACCTGCACCAGGCTTCCAGGCTTAAGGGACACCTGATACTTAGGCACTTGTTTAACCATAAAATACCAACCCCCAAGAGTCTTTGTCCTGTTCCTTGTCCCTGTCTACTCAGGCCCT
This window contains:
- the BUB3 gene encoding mitotic checkpoint protein BUB3 isoform X1; protein product: MTGSNEFKLNQPPEDGISSVKFSPNTSQFLLVSSWDTSVRLYDVPANSMRLKYQHTGAVLDCAFYDPTHAWSGGLDHQLKMHDLNTDQENLVGTHDAPIRCVEYCPEVNVMVTGSWDQTVKLWDPRTPCNAGTFSQPEKVYTLSVSGDRLIVGTAGRRVLVWDLRNMGYVQQRRESSLKYQTRCIRAFPNKQGYVLSSIEGRVAVEYLDPSPEVQKKKYAFKCHRLKENNIEQIYPVNAISFHNIHNTFATGGSDGFVNIWDPFNKKRLCQFHRYPTSIASLAFSNDGTTLAIASSYMYEMDDTEHPEDGIFIRQVTDAETKPKST
- the BUB3 gene encoding mitotic checkpoint protein BUB3 isoform X2; translation: MTGSNEFKLNQPPEDGISSVKFSPNTSQFLLVSSWDTSVRLYDVPANSMRLKYQHTGAVLDCAFYDPTHAWSGGLDHQLKMHDLNTDQENLVGTHDAPIRCVEYCPEVNVMVTGSWDQTVKLWDPRTPCNAGTFSQPEKVYTLSVSGDRLIVGTAGRRVLVWDLRNMGYVQQRRESSLKYQTRCIRAFPNKQGYVLSSIEGRVAVEYLDPSPEVQKKKYAFKCHRLKENNIEQIYPVNAISFHNIHNTFATGGSDGFVNIWDPFNKKRLCQFHRYPTSIASLAFSNDGTTLAIASSYMYEMDDTEHPEDGIFIRQVTDAETKPKSPCT